From one Leptospira stimsonii genomic stretch:
- a CDS encoding alginate export family protein: MTTNQKKYISTIGFNLFFFSLLFLITGGLFAQQTAPENKGATEVSATKSTADQAPVAKTDDAENFVSPMKRGGVGAEYNRHMFIEPELSKTVNKNSNKLWLNDWIKLGFYLRPRYESRNNLNFDKSNHAYTDRIMQTSAFYFLIDPSPYVTFKITVQDTRVWGGESPANVGDIRSGFFSNTPTLSSDPNTPGKPNNSIAQNNTSIREAFVMIKKLPLNAQVQVGRQIWAYGDQRMLGGANWTINGLSYDGARVMFDFDKFSSHFFAARPYWTQSGVNGVLSSNDPKVNSTVANTNPSASQSDTTLFGTYNTVKILDEIVLDVYNINVVKKWIPNTTPASTADDVLATNRKRQSDNLYTTGFRLTNRTNKNNLPEGKSWDWTIESAWQNGYNGQRIHKQFLGYDLPGTFDNGAKIADTRTERVKYSGHFHVVQTGYTVAGFRVGAQYTYASGDNNRADGSSSTFQTLVNPRFGVIPYWNNVAGLSENIDTKNLSSWNANVTYKHEKWGMFQVAYIINDKAQKNDAWYAINGGANSIAGSALSSPVATSLNAAGQAATSGSSENYTGNAYTQAYSTGRNIYNELDLTWMYQINDNVSIWTGAGFLIAGNSVRNYRNSPLLYNTSTNQFELNAAAFTKQHTSANNASVFFFQVNAAL, encoded by the coding sequence ATGACTACGAATCAAAAAAAATACATTTCGACAATAGGTTTCAATCTGTTTTTCTTTTCACTCCTCTTCCTTATCACCGGAGGTCTCTTCGCTCAGCAGACTGCGCCGGAGAACAAAGGTGCAACCGAGGTGAGTGCGACTAAATCGACGGCCGATCAAGCTCCGGTCGCAAAGACCGATGATGCGGAGAATTTTGTTTCTCCGATGAAGAGAGGCGGTGTTGGTGCGGAATACAATCGGCATATGTTCATCGAACCGGAACTTTCAAAAACGGTGAATAAGAATTCGAATAAACTCTGGCTGAACGATTGGATCAAGCTCGGGTTTTATCTCAGACCAAGATACGAGTCAAGAAATAATCTTAATTTTGATAAATCGAACCACGCGTATACGGACAGAATTATGCAGACTTCTGCATTCTATTTCCTAATCGATCCGAGTCCGTATGTAACCTTTAAAATTACGGTTCAAGATACAAGGGTTTGGGGTGGAGAATCGCCGGCAAACGTAGGCGATATTCGTTCGGGGTTTTTTAGCAATACTCCAACTTTGAGTTCCGATCCAAATACACCGGGTAAGCCGAATAACTCCATTGCTCAAAATAATACGAGCATTCGTGAAGCTTTTGTAATGATAAAAAAACTTCCGCTTAACGCGCAAGTTCAAGTCGGTAGACAGATTTGGGCATACGGTGATCAGAGAATGTTGGGTGGTGCGAACTGGACCATCAACGGTCTTTCTTACGATGGCGCAAGAGTGATGTTCGACTTTGATAAGTTCAGTTCGCACTTTTTTGCCGCGAGGCCGTATTGGACTCAGAGCGGTGTGAACGGAGTTCTTTCCTCCAACGACCCGAAAGTTAATTCCACGGTTGCGAATACGAATCCTTCCGCTTCTCAATCGGATACCACCTTGTTCGGTACATATAACACGGTGAAAATCTTAGATGAAATTGTGTTAGATGTTTATAATATAAATGTGGTTAAAAAATGGATCCCGAATACCACGCCGGCCTCAACCGCAGATGATGTTTTGGCCACGAATCGCAAAAGACAAAGCGACAACCTTTATACGACCGGTTTCAGGCTAACCAATAGAACGAATAAAAACAATCTCCCGGAAGGTAAATCTTGGGACTGGACCATTGAAAGCGCTTGGCAGAACGGTTATAACGGGCAAAGAATCCATAAGCAATTTTTAGGTTATGACTTACCGGGAACATTCGATAATGGAGCTAAGATTGCAGATACGAGAACGGAGCGGGTGAAATATTCCGGTCATTTTCACGTCGTTCAAACGGGCTATACGGTCGCAGGTTTCCGAGTGGGTGCTCAATATACCTATGCCTCAGGTGATAACAATCGCGCCGATGGAAGTTCTTCTACGTTCCAAACTCTCGTGAACCCGAGATTCGGAGTCATTCCCTATTGGAATAACGTGGCCGGTCTTTCCGAAAATATCGACACAAAAAACTTAAGTTCTTGGAATGCGAACGTCACCTATAAGCATGAAAAATGGGGCATGTTTCAAGTGGCTTATATCATTAACGATAAGGCGCAGAAGAACGATGCTTGGTATGCAATCAACGGCGGTGCAAATTCGATCGCCGGTTCGGCGTTGTCTTCTCCGGTTGCAACTTCGTTGAACGCCGCGGGACAGGCGGCAACTTCCGGATCAAGTGAGAATTATACAGGAAATGCTTATACACAAGCGTATTCTACTGGTAGAAATATTTACAACGAATTGGATTTAACGTGGATGTATCAAATCAACGATAACGTTTCGATCTGGACGGGAGCCGGTTTCTTGATCGCAGGAAACTCCGTTCGGAATTACAGAAATAGTCCGTTGCTCTACAATACCTCCACAAATCAATTTGAACTGAATGCGGCCGCGTTTACGAAGCAACACACTTCGGCAAATAACGCGAGCGTATTCTTCTTTCAAGTGAACGCCGCTCTATAG
- the purT gene encoding formate-dependent phosphoribosylglycinamide formyltransferase, producing the protein MKKKILLLGSGELGKEFVIAAQRLGQHVIAVDSYDNAPAMQVAHEKEIINMLDGNLLDQVVAKHKPDLIVPEIEAIRTERFYEYEKQGYQVVPSAKAANFTMNRKSIRDLAAKDLKILTAKYLYAASEEELRKAIQELGLPCVIKPLMSSSGKGQSVIKSENEITKAWEASQTKGRAGAAEVIVEELIRFESEITLLTVTQKSGKTIFCPPIGHRQERGDYQESWQPTEISETQLKEAQRMADLVTRELTGAGIWGVEFFLTKDQVYFSELSPRPHDTGMVTLAGTQNFNEFELHLRAILGIPISEITLERKGASAVILSSSDGKIPSVSGLDIASGMSESDFRIFGKPVTRPFRRMGVTLAYSNKGEEISSLRKRATLLASKIKID; encoded by the coding sequence ATGAAAAAGAAAATTCTTCTCCTCGGCTCTGGGGAACTCGGTAAAGAATTTGTAATCGCCGCACAAAGATTGGGACAACACGTGATCGCTGTCGATTCTTATGACAATGCCCCGGCAATGCAAGTCGCTCACGAAAAAGAAATCATCAATATGTTGGATGGAAATCTTTTAGATCAAGTTGTGGCAAAACACAAGCCGGATCTGATCGTTCCCGAAATCGAAGCCATTCGAACGGAACGTTTTTACGAATATGAAAAACAAGGTTATCAGGTCGTTCCTTCGGCAAAGGCGGCGAACTTTACGATGAATCGAAAATCAATTCGCGACTTGGCGGCGAAAGATCTCAAAATCCTTACGGCAAAATATCTCTACGCCGCTTCCGAAGAGGAACTTCGTAAAGCGATCCAAGAATTAGGACTTCCTTGCGTTATCAAACCCCTCATGTCTTCATCCGGAAAAGGACAATCAGTCATTAAATCCGAGAACGAAATCACCAAAGCGTGGGAAGCTTCCCAAACCAAAGGTCGTGCCGGCGCCGCAGAAGTGATCGTGGAAGAATTAATCCGTTTCGAATCGGAAATCACTTTATTAACGGTAACGCAAAAAAGCGGTAAAACTATATTCTGCCCTCCGATCGGTCATAGACAGGAACGAGGGGATTATCAGGAAAGTTGGCAACCCACTGAAATTTCCGAAACTCAGCTAAAAGAAGCACAGAGAATGGCGGATTTGGTGACCAGAGAATTAACCGGTGCGGGTATTTGGGGAGTCGAATTCTTTCTTACAAAAGATCAGGTTTATTTTTCAGAACTTTCCCCAAGACCTCATGACACCGGAATGGTTACGTTAGCCGGAACACAAAATTTCAACGAATTTGAACTGCATCTCCGTGCGATTCTTGGGATTCCGATTTCCGAAATTACTCTGGAAAGAAAAGGAGCCAGCGCGGTTATCCTATCGAGTTCCGATGGAAAAATTCCTTCCGTTAGCGGCCTGGACATAGCTTCCGGAATGTCGGAATCTGATTTTAGAATTTTCGGAAAACCCGTTACAAGACCGTTCCGTAGAATGGGTGTTACACTCGCTTATTCCAACAAAGGGGAAGAAATATCCTCTCTTCGAAAACGCGCGACTCTTCTTGCCTCTAAAATCAAAATCGACTAG
- a CDS encoding FecR family protein has translation MLIRTLSFFISLSLLIGSAVSCRFISSIFVKDDPKPTGMIVIFQSGEVGIERSGKKITCAPGLILKENDTIITSSGSVDIQTGSGDLIRIKSFSRITLKEISKSEKPNTNLYVQAGELLIKTNKLKSKDSFLLTTPTAVAGVRGTTFSFELSNGKPPKVKVYEGAVAITFKVPKEIIENSKALDKELYHEFVEFLEKNEVVLENGEESYVKPNLDEMIQLVLTRMEQNESISKEFDQLKKVENPEFQKEEFSPSPQENAEVETMVTVDQGLVDKALIENPDSLQPVISSTSSEIEKNHGSKLDQALSKIESDAQASNLKDEAQIKEYYNILEVIAKTDGTKLSGAIVTQIGDRLILHSPSGVIRLNKNEIDYVDYQSFQIKTKKK, from the coding sequence ATGCTGATTAGAACTCTCTCCTTTTTTATTTCATTAAGCCTTTTGATAGGTTCCGCTGTTTCCTGCCGTTTCATTTCTTCAATCTTCGTAAAAGACGATCCGAAACCGACCGGAATGATCGTCATCTTTCAAAGCGGCGAGGTCGGAATTGAGAGGAGCGGTAAAAAAATTACATGCGCTCCCGGTCTGATTCTTAAAGAAAACGATACGATCATCACTTCTTCCGGATCGGTTGATATTCAAACCGGAAGCGGCGACTTGATCCGAATCAAATCTTTCAGTAGAATTACTTTGAAAGAAATTTCCAAATCCGAAAAACCGAATACCAACCTCTACGTCCAAGCAGGTGAACTTCTAATCAAAACGAACAAACTGAAATCGAAGGATTCTTTCTTGCTTACAACTCCCACAGCGGTGGCTGGTGTACGCGGGACTACTTTTTCTTTTGAGCTTTCGAACGGAAAACCCCCGAAAGTAAAAGTCTATGAAGGAGCGGTTGCAATCACGTTCAAGGTTCCGAAAGAAATCATCGAAAACAGTAAGGCTTTGGATAAGGAGCTTTATCATGAATTTGTAGAATTTCTGGAAAAGAACGAAGTCGTCTTAGAGAATGGGGAAGAATCTTACGTTAAGCCGAATCTGGATGAAATGATCCAACTCGTTTTGACGAGAATGGAACAAAATGAAAGCATCTCTAAAGAATTTGATCAGCTCAAAAAAGTAGAAAATCCTGAATTTCAAAAAGAAGAATTCTCTCCGTCACCGCAAGAAAACGCCGAAGTCGAAACGATGGTTACAGTGGATCAGGGATTGGTCGACAAAGCTCTGATTGAAAATCCGGATTCCTTGCAACCTGTCATTTCTTCCACTTCTTCGGAAATTGAAAAAAATCACGGATCAAAATTGGACCAGGCTCTTAGTAAAATCGAGTCGGACGCGCAGGCCAGTAACTTAAAAGACGAAGCCCAAATCAAAGAATATTATAATATCTTAGAAGTGATCGCGAAAACGGATGGAACAAAACTTTCCGGAGCGATCGTTACTCAGATTGGAGACAGACTGATTTTACATTCTCCATCCGGCGTGATTCGGCTGAACAAAAACGAAATCGATTACGTGGACTATCAATCTTTTCAAATTAAGACTAAGAAAAAATAA
- a CDS encoding formate hydrogenase — translation MGTEFSYLILLLLGVVILLENRLKRLVLLLAFQSVFLLVPLFEDSGYENHSLFLAGMIVLFKVILTPLILFWTARRTNSVESTFPKVGYIPTFALLLVGALVGFIILGFTKFRFGEVNQMSFLYTFLVLYVGMVGFVVRRHWVGVIASFAVFENGTFLLTQILRTNLPLGIEFGSFLDAVFIIGAAATLRISMEGSSSHEKEEASV, via the coding sequence ATGGGCACAGAATTCAGTTATTTAATTCTTCTTTTACTCGGGGTTGTTATCTTACTTGAGAATCGATTGAAGCGACTCGTACTCCTCTTGGCGTTTCAAAGTGTGTTTCTTCTTGTCCCTCTTTTCGAAGATAGCGGATATGAAAATCACAGTCTATTCTTAGCGGGAATGATCGTTCTTTTCAAAGTTATTTTGACTCCACTGATCCTTTTTTGGACGGCGAGAAGAACAAACTCCGTAGAATCCACATTCCCGAAAGTGGGTTATATTCCTACATTTGCGTTGCTATTAGTTGGAGCGCTTGTTGGATTTATTATATTAGGGTTTACTAAATTTCGTTTCGGTGAAGTGAATCAGATGTCGTTTTTGTACACCTTCTTGGTGCTCTACGTCGGAATGGTAGGCTTTGTGGTTCGACGTCATTGGGTGGGAGTGATCGCTTCCTTTGCGGTCTTTGAAAACGGAACCTTCTTATTGACTCAAATACTAAGAACGAATCTTCCTTTAGGAATCGAATTCGGTTCTTTTTTGGATGCGGTCTTTATCATCGGCGCCGCGGCCACACTTCGAATCAGCATGGAAGGATCCTCATCGCATGAAAAAGAGGAGGCTTCCGTATGA
- a CDS encoding NADH-quinone oxidoreductase subunit H, which yields MEIILKYLDPIIRIISFITLPFLCGGIVMKIRSYAQGRVGAPLLQIFYDTLRMLRKKPVDGPFSGFFTEASPLIACLSGIVVWSLASFEWGSYLLIPFLIGIMRFALLAYSVENGTSFAGMGAAREVILYVFCEPIMILVLVVFESHLVFNANFASLAFGGLFLLGTSLVILAELAKPPFDDPRTHLELTMVHEAMLLEASGSRRAFFELAQQLKTSSLFLFVAKMGVYHGEFFLNKAIPPFWLDFVAILGALLVSVCVGYIEANSTRRKWLWIPELLGLNFIFMLFLGILLKLG from the coding sequence ATGGAAATTATTCTTAAATACCTTGACCCAATAATTCGGATCATTTCTTTTATCACGCTTCCGTTCTTGTGCGGAGGAATCGTGATGAAAATTCGATCCTATGCGCAAGGTCGAGTTGGAGCGCCGCTCTTACAGATATTCTATGATACGTTAAGAATGCTTCGAAAAAAGCCGGTGGACGGTCCGTTTTCCGGATTCTTTACCGAAGCTTCTCCTCTGATCGCTTGTCTTTCCGGAATCGTCGTTTGGAGCTTGGCGAGCTTTGAATGGGGTTCTTATCTTCTGATTCCTTTTCTTATTGGGATCATGAGATTCGCGCTCTTAGCTTACTCTGTGGAAAACGGAACGTCCTTTGCAGGTATGGGAGCCGCAAGAGAAGTGATCTTATACGTTTTCTGCGAACCGATTATGATTTTGGTTCTCGTGGTTTTTGAATCGCACCTCGTATTCAACGCGAATTTTGCTAGTTTGGCATTCGGTGGTCTTTTTCTTTTGGGAACTTCCTTGGTTATTCTTGCCGAGCTCGCAAAACCGCCGTTTGACGATCCGAGAACCCACCTTGAATTGACGATGGTTCACGAAGCGATGTTGCTCGAAGCCTCGGGAAGCAGACGTGCTTTTTTCGAACTCGCACAACAACTAAAGACAAGTTCCCTTTTCCTTTTCGTCGCGAAAATGGGAGTCTATCACGGTGAGTTCTTTTTAAACAAAGCCATTCCTCCTTTTTGGTTGGATTTTGTCGCGATTTTAGGAGCTCTCTTGGTTTCCGTTTGTGTAGGTTATATCGAAGCGAACAGCACAAGAAGAAAGTGGCTCTGGATACCGGAACTACTCGGGTTAAACTTTATCTTCATGCTTTTTTTAGGCATTCTTCTTAAGTTAGGATGA
- a CDS encoding sodium-dependent bicarbonate transport family permease, which yields MDMHAILENVLNPPVLFFFLGMGVVVFKSDLVIPDSLSKFFSMYLLFAIGFKGGHELSRTAFSQEHLYTLIACSVMATLVPIYAYFVLKIKLDKHNAAALAGSFGSISAVTFVTAGAFLHNLNVEYGGFIVAGMALMESPAIVIAVVLDRLNKNKANGGGSINWKALLHEALFGSSIYLLVGALLVGYVTGDSGWKAEKPFADDLFKGILTFFLLDMGISAARRFKELAHVGVFLIVASIGLMVLNASLGLLLTKVIGMPVGDALMFVVLCASASYIAVPAAMKDMIPEANPSVYLTVALSIVFPINIVAGIPFYYYLVTNL from the coding sequence ATGGACATGCACGCAATATTAGAGAATGTGCTGAACCCGCCAGTCTTGTTCTTCTTCCTCGGTATGGGAGTTGTCGTTTTTAAATCGGATCTGGTTATTCCGGACTCGCTATCTAAATTCTTCTCGATGTATTTGCTCTTCGCCATCGGTTTCAAAGGCGGACACGAATTATCACGAACCGCTTTTAGCCAGGAGCATTTGTACACTCTGATCGCTTGTTCGGTCATGGCGACCTTAGTTCCCATCTACGCATATTTCGTATTGAAGATCAAATTGGATAAGCACAACGCGGCGGCATTAGCTGGCTCCTTTGGTTCTATTAGTGCGGTTACGTTTGTGACTGCCGGGGCCTTTTTACATAACCTCAACGTAGAATATGGCGGTTTTATCGTAGCAGGTATGGCCTTGATGGAATCCCCGGCGATCGTAATCGCCGTTGTTTTGGATCGTTTGAATAAAAATAAAGCGAACGGTGGCGGATCGATCAATTGGAAAGCGCTCCTTCACGAAGCGCTTTTTGGTTCTTCCATCTATCTTTTAGTAGGCGCGCTTCTCGTTGGTTATGTGACAGGAGACTCCGGTTGGAAGGCAGAGAAACCTTTCGCTGACGATCTTTTCAAAGGGATTTTAACTTTCTTCCTTTTAGATATGGGAATTTCTGCCGCGAGAAGATTCAAAGAACTCGCGCACGTTGGAGTTTTTTTGATCGTTGCTTCTATCGGCCTGATGGTCCTGAACGCAAGTCTAGGTTTACTTCTTACAAAGGTAATCGGTATGCCGGTTGGTGATGCGCTTATGTTCGTCGTTCTCTGCGCTTCCGCTTCTTACATCGCGGTTCCAGCGGCAATGAAGGATATGATTCCAGAGGCCAATCCGAGCGTATATCTCACGGTCGCGCTTTCTATTGTATTTCCAATCAATATCGTAGCCGGAATTCCATTCTACTACTACCTCGTTACAAACCTCTAA
- a CDS encoding proton-conducting transporter membrane subunit, with protein MIILSYLIVAMSLIAPFLAARVLGKNFFGQDTPIFIGLTLQAVLGIIISIYVYGYEHRKKATVLLGYAVFFLSTGLCYLVGKTLWLILFWELSTVSAFLLYQGGKWNPNSIKSFIALVVAGGIGAFCFTYWIYSPDSEFGNFFLVTGLLVKAAFFGFHFWLPEAHSGSPAHASAAYSGILVNLPLVLFHQWVGPWIGNTIFIKILIPLAGFGVLWAGLSSLFSRDAKKAIAYSTVENMNFLFLCILLSALWKDHELESLRVLSRSFSFLFILSLIHHSVSKTFQFLSIGYLTKISGFSNVDQNTGVGRISGIPTSLLSLGTISFLAIPGTTGFLSEATFVKLVAGVLEIPGQSAILVLPLLILVSSGLVLGAAGHLRIFLGMILSRPRTNWPEHKPAKTILYSLSISGALILLVSLGISAYAVYYSPTKEWLDGQWYRGLAIVNSVGLGMFLLVGVMGFRTKISKRKLWDCGGNYGGADVAIPSDGISDPLFPSLGRYFTNEQGNSRLDEAILHGIIKFLNAFKTSLNESDEESISINLAFSSITVVLLLFVIIGLKLAEGDLWKLFLNTLTQ; from the coding sequence ATGATCATCCTATCTTATTTGATAGTCGCAATGTCCCTTATCGCACCCTTCCTAGCAGCTAGGGTGCTCGGTAAGAATTTTTTTGGACAGGACACACCCATATTCATTGGTCTTACTCTCCAAGCAGTCTTGGGGATTATCATTTCCATTTATGTTTACGGTTACGAACATAGAAAGAAAGCGACCGTGTTATTAGGTTACGCAGTATTTTTTTTGAGTACGGGACTTTGTTACTTGGTCGGGAAGACTCTTTGGCTGATTCTTTTTTGGGAATTGTCTACAGTGAGCGCCTTTCTCTTATATCAAGGTGGAAAGTGGAATCCTAACTCCATCAAAAGTTTTATCGCTCTTGTGGTCGCTGGTGGTATCGGTGCGTTTTGTTTTACGTATTGGATCTATTCCCCGGACAGTGAGTTTGGGAATTTTTTCTTAGTAACCGGCTTACTTGTAAAAGCGGCATTTTTCGGTTTTCATTTCTGGCTTCCGGAAGCGCACTCCGGTTCTCCGGCTCACGCTTCCGCGGCGTATTCCGGAATTCTTGTGAACCTTCCTTTGGTTCTTTTTCATCAATGGGTCGGGCCTTGGATAGGAAACACGATCTTCATTAAGATTTTAATTCCGCTCGCGGGCTTTGGAGTTCTTTGGGCGGGACTTTCTTCTCTCTTTTCAAGAGACGCAAAAAAGGCGATCGCATACAGCACGGTCGAGAATATGAACTTTCTCTTTCTTTGTATTCTTTTGTCGGCGTTGTGGAAAGATCACGAACTGGAAAGTCTTCGAGTTCTCAGTCGTTCTTTCTCCTTTCTCTTTATTCTTTCCTTAATCCATCATAGCGTGAGTAAGACTTTCCAATTTCTTTCCATAGGATATCTCACGAAGATATCAGGTTTTTCGAATGTGGATCAGAATACGGGAGTGGGAAGAATTTCCGGAATACCGACTTCGTTGCTCAGTTTGGGAACGATCAGCTTTCTCGCGATACCCGGAACCACCGGATTTCTCTCGGAAGCGACGTTCGTTAAATTGGTTGCGGGAGTTCTCGAAATTCCTGGACAAAGTGCGATTCTTGTATTGCCACTTTTGATTTTAGTTTCTTCCGGTTTGGTGTTAGGTGCGGCAGGACATTTAAGAATTTTCTTAGGAATGATTCTTTCTCGTCCGAGAACCAATTGGCCGGAGCACAAACCCGCAAAGACGATTCTATATTCCCTTTCCATCAGCGGTGCCTTGATCCTTTTGGTTTCATTGGGAATTTCCGCATACGCGGTCTACTATTCGCCAACGAAAGAATGGCTCGATGGGCAATGGTATCGCGGTCTCGCAATCGTGAATTCTGTCGGTTTGGGTATGTTTCTTCTCGTCGGTGTTATGGGTTTTCGCACGAAAATTTCGAAAAGAAAACTCTGGGATTGCGGAGGGAATTACGGGGGCGCGGACGTTGCGATTCCATCCGACGGAATTTCCGATCCGTTATTCCCGTCTTTGGGAAGATACTTCACTAACGAACAGGGAAACTCGCGTTTGGACGAGGCGATCCTTCACGGTATTATAAAATTCTTAAATGCATTTAAGACAAGTCTGAACGAATCGGATGAAGAATCGATTTCGATCAATCTTGCATTTTCTTCCATAACCGTGGTTCTTTTATTGTTTGTAATTATCGGCCTTAAGTTAGCCGAGGGAGATTTATGGAAATTATTCTTAAATACCTTGACCCAATAA
- a CDS encoding helix-turn-helix domain-containing protein: protein MQNKILILKRISFFLGLVISFSPIFSHPESVILDENTSVKNISSLVEYRYRGQQFAGCSPEHISGLEDLEWHPTVGQVLRVKRTPYGNWLRFSVKNESSEAQSRILMLAWLNVPETQLCYFDKQGKFISANSGYIHGENDEKILTRLPHFKVDLNAGESRILYLYVSSNEDINYQIRILGLEEYELHKRLRSIIPYSIIGIVAIAILYSFFGYYRFKNAVFITLPLYILSVLLTFYFLHGKTFAQIAGNTNNLFRHSYFLFLGISHIFLFLYLFSIDKSNEKRVYRSMFFWIAGALGALHTLIPLLPSWYEHRILLLIATVGLSLFYFVRVHYQFFRPNSSIGFIYTASWTAFLFLDTYKTIFHFDFYPFNSFSVFGVVLFLPFHSILVSFSLSEFFNRKAVLQEDEKDAGSQIRKSTTNSLNVGEIVKNIKNLLEKKKVYLQKSLKEENVAKELGLSLHQLSEIINVEFGNNFPSLINQYRIEESKRLLLDHPEETTAEIGSRAGFSSKSTFYMEFKKLTGTNPNAFRRKKIKSEAAFGKRV, encoded by the coding sequence ATGCAGAATAAAATTCTTATTTTAAAAAGGATTTCGTTCTTTTTGGGACTAGTGATTTCTTTTTCTCCAATCTTCTCCCACCCTGAATCGGTTATTTTGGATGAAAATACTTCGGTTAAAAACATTAGCTCTCTCGTAGAATATCGATATAGGGGACAACAGTTTGCAGGATGCTCACCGGAACATATCTCAGGTTTAGAAGATCTGGAATGGCATCCGACCGTCGGGCAGGTTTTACGCGTGAAGCGAACTCCATATGGAAATTGGCTTCGGTTTAGTGTAAAAAACGAAAGCTCGGAAGCACAAAGTAGAATCTTGATGCTCGCTTGGTTGAATGTCCCCGAAACTCAGCTTTGCTATTTCGACAAGCAGGGAAAGTTTATATCCGCGAATTCCGGTTATATCCACGGAGAGAACGACGAAAAAATACTGACTCGACTTCCTCATTTCAAAGTCGATTTGAACGCGGGTGAAAGTAGAATTCTTTATCTTTACGTTTCTTCAAACGAGGATATTAACTATCAAATTAGAATTCTCGGATTGGAAGAATACGAACTTCACAAAAGACTGAGATCGATTATTCCCTATTCTATTATCGGAATCGTAGCCATCGCGATTTTGTATTCTTTTTTCGGCTACTATCGATTCAAGAATGCGGTTTTTATTACACTTCCGTTGTACATCCTCTCCGTTTTACTTACGTTCTATTTTTTACATGGGAAAACTTTCGCCCAAATTGCGGGTAATACCAATAATCTTTTTCGACACAGTTATTTTCTCTTTCTCGGGATCTCTCATATTTTTCTTTTTCTCTACCTCTTCTCCATCGATAAATCCAATGAAAAGCGCGTATATAGATCCATGTTCTTCTGGATCGCAGGCGCATTAGGAGCGCTTCATACTTTAATTCCGTTGCTTCCTTCCTGGTACGAACATCGAATTCTTCTTTTGATTGCAACGGTCGGACTTTCGCTTTTCTATTTCGTACGAGTTCACTATCAGTTCTTTCGTCCGAATTCTTCCATCGGTTTTATCTACACGGCCTCCTGGACGGCGTTCTTATTTTTGGATACTTATAAGACGATCTTTCATTTTGATTTTTATCCCTTCAATTCGTTCTCCGTTTTTGGAGTTGTTTTATTTTTACCGTTCCATTCCATCTTGGTAAGTTTTTCTTTGAGTGAATTTTTCAACCGAAAGGCGGTTCTTCAAGAAGATGAAAAGGACGCAGGCTCTCAGATTCGAAAATCCACGACGAACTCCTTGAATGTAGGGGAAATCGTGAAGAACATCAAAAATCTTTTAGAAAAGAAAAAGGTTTATCTTCAGAAATCATTGAAAGAAGAGAATGTAGCAAAAGAACTCGGGCTGAGCCTTCACCAACTCTCGGAAATCATCAACGTCGAATTCGGAAACAACTTTCCTTCTCTCATCAATCAATATCGAATCGAAGAATCGAAACGCCTTTTATTGGATCATCCGGAAGAAACCACCGCCGAAATCGGAAGTAGAGCGGGATTTAGTTCCAAATCCACTTTTTACATGGAGTTTAAAAAGTTGACTGGAACCAATCCGAACGCATTCAGACGGAAAAAAATTAAGAGCGAAGCCGCTTTCGGCAAACGCGTCTGA